The genome window CAAAGCAAGATTCTTCAAGCATCATATGACATACTTGCTTTGTTCACAGAAGCTGTCGAGGAGCAAACTTGTGGCATCAGGTCAGATCCTATCATTGTACTAGCTTTACCATTATACGCAAGTCATTTTATCTGCAACTTTGTATCTCAAGCATATAGAATTCTATCTGATTCTGCATCAATTTAATCAAAAGTCAAGCTCCCAGACTTTTTACACTAGTACATTCCATAAACCACACATCATATCGATCTGTTACATTCGTGTTTGTGTTCTGTTTTAGTAGCTGGTAAGGTGCCTTAAATATTATCCTCACAGATTAGAACAGAAATTGAGGGCCTGCTTCTCAAAGCTTAGAGCCTTAGTCCATATATTGCACCAGTAACATGATCAAAAGGTCGACGAGCAAGTGACTTCCTagaaatatattcaaatatatgtaaGTCGTAACCATACATTCATTTACATACTCTCTAGCTACGAATCCTGAGCTTCTGTGGAAACATAACTACCATCCGCACAATATGTGGTGACAACCTACTTCGTAAAGATGAGAAATATATAGACAACTGCGTTGACTGAGAACACCTTAAGGTAGGGGTGCAGAGATTGAAAAACATTGCAGGCATGTAGCTAATGAAGAAGATACGAGAGAAACTTGAGGTAATTTTATGTTCCTCCTTTCTTTTCCTCTGATTTCCTTCTAGCTAATCAAATCAGTATTCATCCAGATATGTGTATAGTGTATCATCTTTCTTTAGTCTGCGTTTAGTAAGCAACGCCTTAAGCAGACGTTTACTTTTGCTGGGAATATGATCGCTCACTTTGAAATTCTCTCCATCCACATTGTGACGCATTGAAACTGATTTTCGAGACTCCAAAAGATACTGATGGAAATAAAAGAGAACAAGATCAATGACCATCACATGACCGATTAAATTTAACAACGTTTATGCTTAGGAAAGaatctttaaaaaaagaagataagaTAAGGTTATTCACCGGACCAGATGTCCTTTACTTTCAATGAGGTATACTAGAGAGATGGAAAAATTAGTACATACCCCTTGTCTTAAGTTTGGGGTGGTAGGCCGACTGAGATTTGGTGTGGTTGATCTTGAGTTTGGAGTGCCAGATCTTGAATTTGGTGATGCTGGCCTGCTAGAGAAGGATCCAAAACGTAGAAGAGGGAATCGATGTGGTGAAACTGTTCGCTTCTCTGTTTCAGAAGGATTGACAATTAGTCATGTATTGAACATCAGAAGAACTCTAGTAATACAAATATAACACAAGGAAGTTAAGTTATGAAGATTTCGATTATGCAAGATTTGGTGCTGAGTAAACCTAAATGTCTTTTTGACACGTTCCCGCTgattattaaactctgatgttgcTGTGATGGTGTTGAAGGTGATGGGGAACGCTCCCTTCTGAGAGTCACACGAACAAAGAGTGTAAATATTGGTACTTCACAATCATTTGGATGGTACTAAATGCATACATAATAATCTTGGAGCCAAGAAAGAAAGAGCTTCATATCTTGTGCCTGTAGTTACCTGAATGATGATGTTGGTGTTTCTGTGACTGTAGCTCGAATAGCTATAAGGAAACATTCAGCTCACAAGTAAATATTGGTTGGAAAAAAAACCTAGAATCTGAGGAATAGAATCATTAGCAGATAAGCTATACCATTCTTTAATTCACGCCAGTCATCTTGATCATCAAGATTACATCCTTCGTACTTTGCTTTACTTTTGTTTCCACCATGCATGGTCGTTCCAACTGAAGGAAGCATGAAACAAGAACATTATCCATAATGTCCCAACATGAAGATAGATAGAAACAAGTACAAGAGTTAATAGAAAATCAATCTTCAGATAAAAATTGAGTTACTGAGAAAGAGATGTCATTGCCTGGCAAGATATAATGCTTATGGTGCTTGGGAGTACTAATCACTAGTGACTGCTGGGAGAGGCCTTCTCGATCAATATATGTCTGGCATGTCCGTAGTCGCTGACATGTATCAGATCAAGAGAATCGAGGATCAACAACTCAGAACAATGTCAATTGCATTAACATCAAAgaactcagagatttataaagGAATTTCAGATATGACACCTGTTCAATTTGTGAAACTCGGATATCTGTtacagaaacttcatcaattttcTCACTCAGGAGATCATTAACCTTGTAGGATACAGACCCCAGATGGTCTACAGTACTCACAAGCGCTTTAATAGTGTAAGCTTTCAACGCGTCGACTGCTCTGCAAGAAGTTGGAGTAAAGGCTTTCAATCTAAGTTTGAGTACAGGACAACATTAAGTCCGAGCTTAATATGCAGGCGTTTTAAGTACTCACATCTGTTTAGATCCGTCATTGGTGAATGATTTCTCAAAATACTTCGCAGCCAAGTACAGCTGATTTCTCAGGTTCTTCAAATCCTGTAGAAATTTTGATAACAACTTCATGTCAATTGTCAATTATAGAAGTTGTCAAGTATCCAGGTCACTAAAATGAGCAAAAACATAATGTCCTATGGTCTAAATATCCTTCCAAACCATGATTACATATTCCTACATGCTTAGGCAGACCTTAATCAAATGGTAAAATGCGTTGTAATTAAGACGATGAATTCACTCTGCAGAGTTTTTAGGATAATGCTATGAGATGTAGAATGCAGAACAGAATAACTGACAAT of Daucus carota subsp. sativus chromosome 3, DH1 v3.0, whole genome shotgun sequence contains these proteins:
- the LOC108214091 gene encoding protein ABIL2; the encoded protein is METMASASASIRLPPEPANYDEVSMHQSLLFSNSLEDLKNLRNQLYLAAKYFEKSFTNDGSKQIAVDALKAYTIKALVSTVDHLGSVSYKVNDLLSEKIDEVSVTDIRVSQIEQRLRTCQTYIDREGLSQQSLVISTPKHHKHYILPVGTTMHGGNKSKAKYEGCNLDDQDDWRELKNAIRATVTETPTSSFRRERSPSPSTPSQQHQSLIISGNVSKRHLEKRTVSPHRFPLLRFGSFSSRPASPNSRSGTPNSRSTTPNLSRPTTPNLRQGYLLESRKSVSMRHNVDGENFKVSDHIPSKSKRLLKALLTKRRLKKDDTLYTYLDEY